The region gcgcattCAGCGTCGGCGTCTGGGCCGCATCAAaaaggcgcagcgcaagcggcgcccAGCGCTGGGgcaccttgcgcgcctcggtcacgacgccccgcgcgacgcaccgcgggggccgcacgcaccaCGGCCCtccgcgcagcgctcgcaGCATGGCGGAAGAGGTTCGGCCGACAATTTTTTTTTGGCCCAGACGCCACCATGCcgggtgcggcgcgtggggGCAAGAGCAAGGTGTTTAATGGGCGTACACGCGCGAGCCGTACGCTGaagcgcacgagcgagcAGAAAGAGCTGGCTGACATCGAGGCGGCGTGTGCCACGCTcgagcccggcgcggcAAAGACGTTTGCCGAGCTGCCAGCCTCGCAAAAGACCAAGCACGGCCTGAAGCGCGCGGGCTTCCTCGACCTGACCGATATCCAGTCTGCGTCGCTGGCGCACTCGCTGCGTGGCTCGGACGTgctcggtgctgcgcgcaccggctccggcaagacgctcgcgtTTCTGATCCCGGTGCTCGAGATGCTCTACCGCAAGCGGTggtcggccgccgacggcctcggcgcgctgattgtgtcgccgacgcgtgAGCTTGCGATGCAGATCTTTgacgtgctgcgccagATTGGCAGTGCACACACCTTCTCGGCGGGCCTCGTGATCGGCGGCAAGGAGCTCAAGCACGAGCAGgaccgcctgcgcaagaTGAACATTTTGGTTGCGACGCCGgggcgcctgctgcagcacctcgaccagACGATCGGGTTCGACTGCTCCAACCTCCAGGTGCTcgtgctggacgaggccgaccgcATCCTCGACATGGGCTTTGCGAATACACTCAACGCgatcctcgagcacctcccGCCGAACCGCCAGACGCTCCTCTTTTCTGCGacgcagacgcgccgcgtcaaggacctcgcgcgcctgagTCTGCAGGACCCCGAGTACGTCGCGGTgaaggacgacgaggcctCGACcccggcgcagctcgagcagttcTACATggtcgtgccgctcgaccagAAACTGGATACGCTCTTCTCGTTTCTGCGCACGCATACCCAGAGCAAGATCCTCGTGTTTATGAGCTCGTGCCGCCAGGTGCAGTACGCGCACGAGGTCTTTTGCAAGCTCCGGCCGGGTCTGCCGCTCatggcgctgcacggcaaGCAGAAAcagacgcgccgcctcaaGATCTTTTCCGACTTTACACGCAGCaagcacgcggcgctgatGGCGACGGacatcgccgcgcgcggcctcgactTTCCGGCGGTCGACTGGGTGGTgcaggtcgacgcgcccgacTCCTCCGACACGTACATCCACCGCGtgggccgcacggcgcgctaCCAGGCGCAGGGCAAGGGGCTCTTGTTCCTGCTCCCGAGCGAAGAGACGGGCgtcctcgcgacgctcaaggcggtcgacgtgcCGATCCAGGGAATCAAGGCGCGGGATACCAAGGTGCAGAGCATCCAGAACCAGCTGCAGTCGTTTGCCTTCCAGGAGCCCGAGCTGAAGCACCTCGCACAAAAGGCGTTTGTGTCGTACGTGCGCTCGATCCACCTGCACAAGGACAAGAACACGTTCAacgtcgcgtcgctcccGCTGAACGAGTttgcggccgcgctcggacTGCCGGGCGCGCCCAAGATCAAGCTCGTGAAGGATGCGCAgaaagcgcagcgcgccatggccgccgcgcccgcggcgcagagCAGCGACGAGTCTTCCTCGGAAGAGTCTGAAGAAGAACAAGAAGAAGAGGCGCCCAAGGTGCGCACCAAGCACGACCGACTCTTTGGCCGTACGAACAATACCATTCTCAGCGACCACTATGCGAATATGGTCGATCACGACGATTCGGACGGATTCCACGACaatgacgacgacgacgaatTTATCACGCtcaagcgcgccgaccacgagctcgagcagaccGAGACGCCCACCGCGCAGGAGCTCTCGAAGCGCAAGCTGCTCCAGGGCCAGAGCAAAAAGGCGatggccgcggccggcaaGCGGGGTATGGGCGACAAGGTCGTctttgacgacgacggcaaCGCACGTGCTCTGTATGAGCTccaggacgaggccgcgTTCCGCGAGCAAGGCGACGTCCTTGCGCagatcgccgcgcacgaggagcaggagcgcgcgcggatggccgaggccgacgtcCTCGACAAGTCGCGCGCGAAGCAAAAGCGCCAGgaaaagaagcgcaagaTGAAGGAGATGGAGCGCCAGCTCCAAGAGGCCAAcggggcgcgtgcgccacgcgccgagctcgacgagggcggCTGGGCGAGCGACGATCTTCCGGATCTCGTCCTGCcgggcgactcggacgaggacgcggcgccggagccCAAGCGCCCCCGCACCGGGGCCTCGGACCTTGCCGCGCaagaggcgcttgcgctccagGTACTGGGCGAGTCGTAAGAGGTACGTTTCCCCCGCTCCGATGATGGTACTTGTAATTTGCGACTGAAGCGTCGGCGCCCCGTTACGGAAAGGGCTTGCTTGCCGGCAAGCCTGGCGTCGGCAGCATGAAGCAACTATTGTTACTGAGGAGCATTACTTTTCGAACTAACTCACTACAGATGCACTGCCTAACGCTGTACAATAGAACTAGACAAACTTGCCGAACCACGGAATGAGCGACTGTGCGAGGGTGAAGGAGAAGACGAGCTTCGGCCCCACGACGAGCACCTTGGGCGTGAGGCCCTTGAAGAAGGCGCTCACGCCCTCGTTCTTGATCATTTCCTTGATGATCGTAACGCCGCCGACCTTGGATTCGAAGTTGGCGTTTTGGATGCGGGTCTTGACGACGTCGAggggcgccgcgacggTGATCGAAGCGACACTGCCGCCGATCGACGCGACAAAGTTTTGCCCCCAGGTAGCGTCCGAGTAGTTCTTCAGGCCAAAGATGTACTCCTTGGTGAATGCGCTACCACCGAACAGCGCAAAGGAGCCCGGCGcgttgcgcgcggcggtccaGCCCCAGCCGCGGTACAGGTTCACGttctcgtcggcgaggatgcggaggaagccgcgcgagcggaACGACTCGGGGTTCGTCTGGCGCTTGATCttgagcacgtcgagcggcaaCAGGACAATCTCACCGATACCCGTGAGCGAGCCGGCAGTGGCGCTCATGATGCTCttgccgagacgctcgccaAAGATGCTCTCAAACTGCTTCTTGTGGTGGGTCGTGAGGTAGTCGTTGAAGTAGGGCTGGCCACCGAACTTGTAcacacgctgcagcacctTGTATCCTGCCGCATAGCCCAGGCCCGGGAAGAGGCTCAGGAAGCGCGTGcccaccgaggcgctcgccttgTCCTTGAACACGACAGCCGACATCGAGAGCGACCTGTTCTTGTTGCTCATCAGGCGCTTCGCCACCGTGTCCACGGGGTGGAacacgagcagctcggcgataCCAGAGGTACCCgagccgagcaggcgcgccgtaGCCGACTCTTTGGACTTTCCTGCGGGGGGGCTCATGATAAAGATCGGAGACTTCCGGCCGCCCCCGTGTGGGGGCGAAAGGGGAGGCCACGTGGCTTTTACCACTATGCCGGACCCAGCGATggacgcgccgacgcaggcgatccctgtgccgcgcccgagcgaGCAGGAAGATGCTAGCATACCTGATacgctcggcacgtcgcaCCGCTCAAGCCTGTCTGGCTTCTTTGTCGGCTCGTTCCTCgggccgcagcgcagccctcgtgcgctggccgaggacgagacgCAGCCGATGCTCACGCCGGACCCGCATGCGCCgtttgcgccgccgcacgaccCGCGCATCCCGATcgccccggcgccgacgagtaTGGGCAATGCGTCGGGATATGGCACGATGCGCCCGCCcaccgcggcggcgatggcggcgccgggcgaaACGCCTACCGCCCACCAAGAGATCCGCGATGAGCTCTGGGTGCTCACGCGCTATACCATTCCTATCTGGGCGACGCACATTTTGGAGCTGAGCCTGTCGATGGTGTCTGTCTTTTCGCTCGGACACCTCGGcaccgtcgagctcgctgccgcgtcgctcgcgggcATGACGGCCAACGTCACCGGCTTTAGCGTGATCAGCGGCCTGATCTGCGccctcgacacgctgctcCCGGCGGCGTACACGCGCCAGCCGCAGATGATGGGGCTCtggacgcagcgcgtcggcgtcgtcgtcgccctcaCGCTGCCCTGGATCATTTTGCTGTGGCTgaatgccgagcgcggcctgctcctcctGCACCAAGAGCCCGAGATTGCGCACAAGGCGCGCCAGTTTTTGTCCGTGCTCGCGATCGGCCTGCCGGGCCACGCGATGTTTGAGCTGTGCCGCCGCTTCCTCCAGGCCCAGGGACTGATGCACGCGCCGACCGTCGTGCTGCTCATCGTCTCGCCACTGAACGCTTTTGCGAACTATATCCTTGTATGGGGCCCCCCGGCGGTGCGCTTTGGCTTCCTCGGTGCAccgctcgcgagcgccatCTCCATGTGGCTCATGGCGATCCTGTGCTTCTTGCAGTGCGTCGTCGCCTCCAATCATACCTGGGGCGGATGGTCGCGCAAGGCGTTTGACTGGGCGGGCCTGCGCGTCTGCCtgtcgctcggcctcgcgggcctcctctcgctcgcgaccgagtGGTGGGCGTGGGAGATTGTCGGCCTGGtcaccgccgcgctcggcacgaccgcgctcgcctcgcAGTCGGTCCTGCTGATCACCTCGTCGGTGACCTACCAGCTCCCGTACGGCGCTgcggtcgccgcgtcggtgcgcgtcggcaacatgctcggcgcgggcaaGCTGCAGggtgcgcacctcgcgagccgcgcatcgCTGCTGCTCTCGTTTGCGATCGGCCTCTTTAATTCGTCGCTCGTGTATGTCGCGCGCCACAAGTGGGGCTACCTCTTTAGCAGCGACCCGGTCGTGGTGCAGCTCGTGGCTACCGTCCTGCCGATCCTCGCGCTGTTCCAGTGCGCGGACTGCGTGTGCGGCATCGCCGCGGGCATTctgcgcggctgcggccgccAGTCGCTCAGCGCAGGCATCAACCTGACCGCGTACTACGTCGTGGGTATTCCCATGAGTCTCTTCCTCGCGTTTGGGCCGGCGCACATGGGCCTCACGGGCCTCTGGTGGGGCCTGACCTTTGCTTTGATCTACGGCGCGGGCCTTGCGTTGTGGTGCGTCCAGCGGACCGACTGGCAGGCAGTCATGCGCAAGATGCACCACAATATGGGTTTCAGCGAAGCCGACGATGTATAATTATTCGAGCAGATACCGCGTAGCTACCATTTGCTGCCCAAGCAGCTCCGCACGATACATGgtcggcgcaagcgcgtcctgcgcacgcgcgacggcgcgctggcgctgcacacgctctggctcggcgcgcgcctgctcgtcgtgccGCAGCTTGATCTTGGCCTGCGTCAacagcgcatcgaggtcCGCGGGCGAGGTCGGGAGCGTTTtttcgaggcgcagcgcacgccacGCCAAGAGGCCGAGGGGGGGCGGGTAGGAGACATACGCGGGCAGCGGCCCCCGGCCCGTCTCGCCGAGGCTCGAGGCATGCGCGGTGTACAGCGAAAAGATGTGGTATGCCACATCTTCGGcgtccgcggcgcacgtccgcaggctcggccacgcgccgggcgaggCAAAGTGGCGCAACACCTCGGCCGGCTCGCCGCATGCCTCGTACAGGACCCCCGCGGCGTACACGCAGcccgcggcgaccgcctgGGGGGGATAcaggagcggcgccggcgtgcggtgGCTGTCGCACGCGATGCGCCATGCGAGTGCActcggcgccttggccagcTGCCAGTGCCGTGCGATCTTCACCGTGGTGCGCAGAATacgcgtgctgcgcagctcAAACTGGAAGCAGATGCACTGcagcaagaggcgctcgagcgtcaggaggcgtgcgcgctcctgcgcgaggctctcggcgtcgacgtcgccctcgccgaggtgcgcgtgGGCGACCCAGTCCATCGccgagtcggcgccgctcggcggcgcgaggagTTCGGGGTATCGCAGTGCATAGCTCGTGAGCAGGAGGTCGTGGATTCGTTTCGGCGTGTCGTTCAGCTTGGACGCGGCAAAGAGGCAGGCGAGCGCCACTTCGTGCACCACAAAGTCGGCGGGGGGGTAAAAGAGGTGGAAGCGCTGGTACAGCAGCTGGGCGGATCCGATCGTCCGCTGGGGTATTCCGAGCTTCGCacccgccgcggcgatgAACGAGCACGCAAGCATCTTGCCTTGCTCCCacctcgccggcggcatCTTGTtttggcgcgcacgcgccaggAGGCGGTCGAACTGCCCCGGCGTAAAGTACGGCGTATTGACTACAGTATTCACCTTGACGCTCCTGCGTGCATCTTGCCCAGGCACAGGCATGCTctgcggcgtcgacgcacGCGAGTCTGCCGTCGACACCAGGGGGGGAGTCGGCTGCGCCGGCATGGCGTCTAGGACCAGCTTAGTCACCCTTTTTCGTTGTGGAGGTacgcgacgcgacgcgtctTACCATGGCGGAGGAAGCGGACCCCGCGACGCTCTTCTTTGGGGAGGAGGATGTGGACTTGTACGAGGTGCTTGGCCTAAGCCGTGAGGAGAAGCCGTCCGAGGACGATATCCGGCGGGCGTACCGGAAAAAGGCGCTGCAGAGCCACCCCGacaaggcgcagctgcgtggcgaggcggacgcagaggccgctgcgctcgcttTCCAGCAGGTCGGCTTTGCGTACAGCGTGCTCTCGGACGCGAAGCGCCGCAAACGCTACGACACGACCGGGTCGACCAGTGACTCGATctttgccgacgaggaggtgGACTGGAACGAATACTTCAAGACGCTCTGGGACGGCGAGGTGAGCCACGCGACCCTCGACGAGTTCAAGGAGAAGTACCAGGGCtcggaagaggaggaggaggataTTTTCGAGGCGtaccgcgacggcgacgggAGCCTCGAGCACATCTTTGCGAACGTGCCCTGCTCCAATatcctcgacgacgaggcgcggtTTATCGACATTGTGAACGGGGCGATTGCTACCAAGAAACTACCCAAGACCAAGGCCTGGTCCTCGCTGACCACTTCAGACGGCAAGCGCGcacgcaaggcgctcaagGCCAAGGCACGCCAGGAGGCGTCCGAGGCCGAAGAGTACgccaaggagctcggcgtgcacgacCAATTCTTTGGCAAGAAAAAGGCCAAATcggcgcccaaggcgcaggatgacgacgaagaggtcgacctcgacgcgttGCGCGCTGCCATGCAGGCGAAGtccacgcagcgcgccacCGACTTTGACGCCATGATCGGACggctggagcgcgagccgcgcgcccAAGGCCCCAATCGCAAGCGGGCAAAAGTCGCGCGCAGATGACCCCGCGGGGCTCGCTGTGCAACCCCTGCAGGGGTGCTTTTCGGCCGAATGGCGGCTGTGCCCTCGGCGGTTTAAGTAGCGTGAGGCGTGTCGTGTCACCTTGTCACCATGCGCTTCTCTCTCCTTGTACTCCTGTTTGCCCTTGTCGCCGTTGCCTTTGCTCGTATCCCCGTGAGCTCGGGCTCGACCGACTCGGTTGGCGGCGTGATGTCGCGCCCGTCGGGCTCcgcgtcgtccgaggcTCACTCGAAGAGGTACGTTTCTCTGACTTATGCAGCGAGTCTGGCGACAAGAAGAAGTCGTCTGCCAAGGGCGGtgcggccggtgcgcacAGCACGGCCAAGAGCGGTGCCAAGGGCGCTGAGTCGACTGCCTCGAGCGGTGCCAAGGGCGCtgcgtcgaccgcctcgagcggcgccgcgggcgctgcctcgaccgcctcgagtGCCATTGACGGTGCTGCGTCCACCGCTTCGAGCGCGGTGATGGGTGGCGCTTCGGgtgcctcgagcgccacgaACGCTGCTGCTGGCTTTGCTCCCCAGCTCCCCATGGTCGGTGTTGTGGCCACGGTGATTGCCGGCCTCGgtgccggcctcggcgcatTTTTCCTCTAGACGCCTTAACTACTACTAGACACTTTCTCTACTTGATCGCATAATGCTGTAGACCCGTACGATGCTCTTCCCCACACCTAGGAAGCGACAGTGATCGAATGCTTATGTAATGAAGCGGGAATACAACGCCGAGTGACGACGACTTTCACCGTTCCTTTACGTTATGGTTCGCAAGGCTGGTCAAGCGCGCGGGCAGCTGCCCACCGTGCAGAGCACGCCCCCTATCCGTTTTGCTGTATGTATTGAATCAAAAACAAAAAATTCTGACCGCAGCCCGAGGACAAGCAGGTTCCTGTGACCAAGGCTCAGGTCGCGAGGGTACGCATGCTCACTGACCCAGTCTCGCTCCATCTTTAGCTTCCTCTCGGGTCTCGTGGCCCGCCTGGGTATTGTCTATGTGCTTGTGGCCGTCTTTTGGCGCTGCCCGTCGCAGCCCTTCTCGTTTGACTACTCGCAGGACCACTCGCTGCTGGTCtgccgcgagctggcgAGTGCGCAGGAGCACATCGCCCCGGCTTTCGACGAGTTTGCGACTTGCAcgcgcaagcacctcgaccCGTACGTCGGCACCTAcctcgacaaggccgaggaTGCGTGGAAGAACATGAAGCCCATGATCTCCCAGTctgcgacgcacgcccACACCATCTTCAcgacgcacgtcgagcCGGGCGCGCGTGAGCTGGCCAAGCAAGCGCACACATGGTCGCTGCCGCACCAGAAgacggcgcaccgccacTACAAAAAGCACCTGCACCCGCATGTGGATGGTACGTTGCCCTTTTCTTACCCAGCTTTCCATAAGGCGGCCAAGCCCTACGTGGACATCTACAAGCGCGACGTTGCCCCgcacgtcgaccgcgcTGTGCAGCAGGCGAAGGATGCGCACGCCTTCTCGTCGGAGTACTACGAGAAGGAGGTGCACCCGCGCCTGAAGGAGCACCTCTACAACGGCTACGTGTTCACCCGTCACACGGCGTACCCCGTTGCGCACAAGCACTACTTCACGCACGCCCACCCCCACCTGTCGAAGCTCTACCAGACGCTGAGCAAGTGGGTGGACGACCTGCTGGTGAAGTATGGCCTGCGTAACCGCTCGGTGCTTGACTCGGTGCTGAACAACGTGAAGGAGACGTACAGACAAACTGTGAGTTCGTGATTGCCCTTTGTGtgccttgcgcttgcgcatGGACCAGGCTGCATGCCTGCTCAGGGCCGCATCGGGCAGGCACGCGTCGTATAGCACCGCGCCTTGTCTGTGCGTCCTTGAGTAGTGTCCATGTCCCCTTTGTTGTTGACTGAATCTAATACCGCTATTTTTTTTCTCGTGTGTTAACAGGAGCAGGTTGTGAATGAGCGTCTTTCGGAACGTACGAgtgcgccggtcgccgaGGCAAAGCGCAGTGTGCCGGAGGagagcacgtcggcgagctccgtCGAGGCGTCTACTGTGACACCCGCCACGACAGAGACCGCGACGGGCTCCGTGGACAAGAGCGCTGCGTCGGAAACTGCAgcgaccgaggcggccgcgccagAGATCGACGAAGAGACCGGCGAGAACGTCAAAGTGCTCCAGGCCCAGCTGGACGCGGAGCTGGCCGCGGTCGACAAGGCTCTCaatgccgagcaggcgtcGATCTCTCGTGTGATTGAGTCGGAGCGCAAGAACctcaccgaggcgcttgtgCGTGCGGTACGTACCCAGTCTaatgcagcgccgcgaaaTGTTTATCGAGTACCCCGAGCTGATCGAAGCTGCGGCTGATGCCATGAAATTCAATGGTCTTCTTGAGCTTTTCTCGTCGATGATGACCAACTTTACTACGCATGCGGCCAAGCTGGAcaatgcggcgcagccgagCGAGACGTGGCACACCGAGCTGGACGTGATCGCCAATGCTCTGATTGACAAGCTGCTTGTCACTTACGACATCGCCGACGCGTCCTTGAGCATTAATACGGGTCTCATCACAGACCGTGGGGAAGGGGACCGAATTTTGATCCAAGACAGTATCGTACGCATTCGTACGCAGATCCGCAAGAGTCTGCACGTCTTTTACGAGCTGATGGACAAGGCACAGTTCCAGGTGACCTACTACGAAAACGAGGGCTGGGATCTCGGTATGAAGCGCCGTGCACGCCACTTCCGCGAAGAGATGGAAGAGTTCCTTACCACCCTCACGCCCACCGGTGAGCCCATCGTGCCGGGTAAGCTCGTCCTGCCCAACTTTGAGGAGGAGAAGCAGCAGATGTCGACGCAGATCAACGCGGTCCTGTGGGAGACAGAGAAGGCAGTCGCCAACCTGACGGCCCGCTTCAAGGAGCAGCCTACGCTcttcctcgagcgtgccggcTTTGGCGACTTTTTGGTGGACGTGTACGAGTACAGCACCAAGATCTCGAAGATGTACACGAaagccgccgagcacgccgctctgcgcctgcgcaagtACATCGGCGACACTCGTGAGAAGCTCGGCCTGCCGCGCAAGCCCGAGGAGGGTATCCTGCTGAATGTCTGGGACCTCCCCGCGATCGAGGGCACCGAGATTGATGCAATCCCGACTGCGGCCGCGACGGAAGGCGAGTGGTCCTCGGCAGAAGCGACGTACGACCCCGACTCGACCGGcgacctcgaggaggcgaTGGCCTACCTCGCCTCGCAGACGGCGCCTCCGGCGCCtgacgcggccgccgcgacgcccgagccgaCGCCCAAAGCGCCCGAGTCCGTCGCTGCGGACCCCGAGGCCGTGACGCCTCCGGCGGAAGTGGTGGCTACGCCcgaggcgacggccgcggtGCCCGtcaccgaggcggccgagtcTGTCACCGAGACGACTGAGCGCGAGgctgcgacgccgaccgagCCCGCTGCGGCTGCGACGCCCGACTCGGTGGTCGACTCGGTGACCGATGCGgtggccgacgccgcggcggacgctgcggcgcttgtCGCCGAGATCATGCAAGGCACTACGGcgacgcccgaggcgcctgcgcccgaaGCTGCTGCCACGACCGAGCCCGTGCATGctacgccgagcacctcggcggagcacgcggcggtgtCTGCCGACGTGAccgacgcgacgccgtcgacggccgccccccactcgtcgacggcggAAAGCGAGctgccgacggcgacggcTTCGACGCCTGCTAACGAACCCTCTGCCACGATCCTTCCCATCACTGAATCCACTGCCGCTCACGACGAGCTGTAAAGGCAGATATACATAGACTACATCCTAGTCACTTACAAGAGAGTGCCCAAGCTGCTGTTAGAACGAGAGTACGTACCCCACCGACTTGAAGCCGCGGATGTAGTAGTTTTCAAGGCCGGCCTGCGCCATGTCCTCCTGGCccgacggcacgccgctcagcacgagctcgagcttggTCGAGTCGTCGCTCTGCGTGAGCTGCGTCGTGAGCGTGCCAAAGTGGTTCGGCGGCCActgcggcacgcgccacgtctgcacgagcttgtgcggcgcctcgacggtGGTGATCGAGCCGGTGATGTTGCCGCCAAACAACTCGTAGTGCGCGCCCTTGTTCAGCGAGAACTGGGCAGGGGCCTTGGTCCACATGGGAATCCGCGCCGGGTTCGTGAGCAGGTCCCACAGGTCCTGCTCACTCACCGCGAGGTggctcgcgacgcgcacctcCGAGGTGCTCGTGGTGACCTTGGTCTCTTTGGgcttggccggcgccggggcaGCGGCCGGGGCAGCGGCCGGCTTACTGGCCTCCTGGGGCTGCGCCGGGCCGTCCTCGTGGCCGAGGTCCTTGGCGTGGGTCTCGATGAGCTCGGTGCGGAAGCGGTGGAACACCTTTTCGAGCTCTGGCGCGAGCGTGTTGCGCACCGACTGGTacagctcgtgcgccttgTTCGACGATTCCGACGAGAGCTCGGTCTCGAAACGGTAGTCCTCGTCGTTGTCCTCGATTTCGTGCGAGACCTCCGGGAAGGTGATggtgccgctcgccgacgtgccATCCTCTGCCTCGCCGGTCCAGTTGAGCGTCACGACGCAGTCGTAGATCGTGATGAGCTTGCCCTTGCggttgccgagctcgacgtcgccctCAAAGCCAGCGAGCTTCTCGACAGCGACCTTGgcgccctgcgcctctGCCGACTTTCCTACGAGGTTCTGCGTAAACCAGTCCTTCGCCCACGGCGTGCACCCCTTCGTCTTCCAGTGATAGTGTTTGTTCCACGTCGACATCGTAGCCACTTGGCAAGTCGGCGACGCACACGCCAGCCTCGATAGAAGTCTCGAGAACCTATGCACGTGGCACCACGTGACAACTATGTGAGCTCGTTCGCCTGTGTGAGCGTGGAGGGAGGGGAGGGCGTACCTTTTGGTATAGGCTGTCGACGACGTTGCCGATCTGCTTCAGCGCACCCAGCGTGCTCTCGTAGGTTTGCTGTGTGAATTTTCTTTTGCAACGTACATCCTCTTCGACCTCGTCAAAGATCACGAGACATCCCGCGCcctggtcgagcacgccctGGAAGACCTTGTCGAGAATCATTTGGCTGAGTCTGGGTTAGTCTCGCGACGCACTTTTGTtcgacctcgcgcacgggctggtgcacgagcttggcgatctgctgcagctcgatgcgcgagtACGGCTCGATGACACGCAGCAGGTTTTGCTCCAGGAGCGAGTCGTACAGCGCCGAAAGATGCGAGCGGATGATGGGGTCGCTCGACAGCTCGCTCTTGTACTGGCGCAAAGTTGTCTCAAACTCTTCGAGCGAGCGGTCGATCTGTGCCTTGGCAACCGCCTTCATCACGTCGATCTCGCGGCCGTGGTACTTGCTCGCGATCTTGCCCTCGAGGATCGAGTTGACCTCCTCCGGCTGGTTCAGCATAATCTTGCAGAGGAGCATGTACTtgagcgcaaggagcgtgcgcgcgtcgtccaaCGAAGCGAATCCCTCAAAGGTCTCGAAGAAgtacgacgcggcggtgtTGTAGTCCTTGTCCTCTGCGTGCAGAATGCCGCTCTGCatgtcgagctgcgcctgcatcgCCGGGGGACAGTAGATCGAGTTGGCCGATGTGCGCGCCGAAGTGagcgcggccttggccttgggGAAGTTGGAGATGGCGTGGTTCACCTTGCTCTCCAGCAGGTGCACCTCGGTGAGGATCATCttgtcgtcgagcgtcttgaGCTCCTTGAGGAGCGCATTGATCAGCggaagcgcctcgcgatAAGCCTTCGCCTCATAGTACAGCCCGATGAGCTTCGTCTCGAGGTTTTGCTTCAAAAAGATGCGcttctccttcttggcCCACTCCGCGTTTTCTTTCGTGACCTGGATCTGGATGTGCTC is a window of Malassezia japonica chromosome 7, complete sequence DNA encoding:
- the RPN6 gene encoding 26S proteasome regulatory subunit rpn6 (COG:O; BUSCO:EOG092630YS; EggNog:ENOG503NU6M) — translated: MPVGTVAEASAAIDAGKVKEGKEILENILHQHAGADDELMLAEQEAALLRLGELHRDQKDAEGLAATVRDSRQFMSSIAKAKTAKLVRILIDYFFAIPNSEHIQIQVTKENAEWAKKEKRIFLKQNLETKLIGLYYEAKAYREALPLINALLKELKTLDDKMILTEVHLLESKVNHAISNFPKAKAALTSARTSANSIYCPPAMQAQLDMQSGILHAEDKDYNTAASYFFETFEGFASLDDARTLLALKYMLLCKIMLNQPEEVNSILEGKIASKYHGREIDVMKAVAKAQIDRSLEEFETTLRQYKSELSSDPIIRSHLSALYDSLLEQNLLRVIEPYSRIELQQIAKLVHQPVREVEQKLSQMILDKVFQGVLDQGAGCLVIFDEVEEDQTYESTLGALKQIGNVVDSLYQKANELT
- the AHA1 gene encoding Co-chaperone (EggNog:ENOG503NVRU; COG:O) translates to MSTWNKHYHWKTKGCTPWAKDWFTQNLVGKSAEAQGAKVAVEKLAGFEGDVELGNRKGKLITIYDCVVTLNWTGEAEDGTSASGTITFPEVSHEIEDNDEDYRFETELSSESSNKAHELYQSVRNTLAPELEKVFHRFRTELIETHAKDLGHEDGPAQPQEASKPAAAPAAAPAPAKPKETKVTTSTSEVRVASHLAVSEQDLWDLLTNPARIPMWTKAPAQFSLNKGAHYELFGGNITGSITTVEAPHKLVQTWRVPQWPPNHFGTLTTQLTQSDDSTKLELVLSGVPSGQEDMAQAGLENYYIRGFKSVGYVLSF
- a CDS encoding uncharacterized protein (COG:O; EggNog:ENOG503P086) — translated: MAEEADPATLFFGEEDVDLYEVLGLSREEKPSEDDIRRAYRKKALQSHPDKAQLRGEADAEAAALAFQQVGFAYSVLSDAKRRKRYDTTGSTSDSIFADEEVDWNEYFKTLWDGEVSHATLDEFKEKYQGSEEEEEDIFEAYRDGDGSLEHIFANVPCSNILDDEARFIDIVNGAIATKKLPKTKAWSSLTTSDGKRARKALKAKARQEASEAEEYAKELGVHDQFFGKKKAKSAPKAQDDDEEVDLDALRAAMQAKSTQRATDFDAMIGRLEREPRAQGPNRKRAKVARR
- a CDS encoding uncharacterized protein (TransMembrane:1 (i43-65o); EggNog:ENOG503P48D), which produces MVRKAGQARGQLPTVQSTPPIRFAPEDKQVPVTKAQVARSRSIFSFLSGLVARLGIVYVLVAVFWRCPSQPFSFDYSQDHSLLVCRELASAQEHIAPAFDEFATCTRKHLDPYVGTYLDKAEDAWKNMKPMISQSATHAHTIFTTHVEPGARELAKQAHTWSLPHQKTAHRHYKKHLHPHVDAFHKAAKPYVDIYKRDVAPHVDRAVQQAKDAHAFSSEYYEKEVHPRLKEHLYNGYVFTRHTAYPVAHKHYFTHAHPHLSKLYQTLSKWVDDLLVKYGLRNRSVLDSVLNNVKETYRQTVVNERLSERTSAPVAEAKRSVPEESTSASSVEASTVTPATTETATGSVDKSAASETAATEAAAPEIDEETGENVKVLQAQLDAELAAVDKALNAEQASISRVIESERKNLTEALVRARREMFIEYPELIEAAADAMKFNGLLELFSSMMTNFTTHAAKLDNAAQPSETWHTELDVIANALIDKLLVTYDIADASLSINTGLITDRGEGDRILIQDSIVRIRTQIRKSLHVFYELMDKAQFQVTYYENEGWDLGMKRRARHFREEMEEFLTTLTPTGEPIVPGKLVLPNFEEEKQQMSTQINAVLWETEKAVANLTARFKEQPTLFLERAGFGDFLVDVYEYSTKISKMYTKAAEHAALRLRKYIGDTREKLGLPRKPEEGILLNVWDLPAIEGTEIDAIPTAAATEGEWSSAEATYDPDSTGDLEEAMAYLASQTAPPAPDAAAATPEPTPKAPESVAADPEAVTPPAEVVATPEATAAVPVTEAAESVTETTEREAATPTEPAAAATPDSVVDSVTDAVADAAADAAALVAEIMQGTTATPEAPAPEAAATTEPVHATPSTSAEHAAVSADVTDATPSTAAPHSSTAESELPTATASTPANEPSATILPITESTAAHDEL
- a CDS encoding uncharacterized protein (TransMembrane:1 (n3-13c18/19o139-160i); SECRETED:SignalP(1-18)), with the translated sequence MRFSLLVLLFALVAVAFARIPVSSGSTDSVGGVMSRPSGSASSEAHSKSESGDKKKSSAKGGAAGAHSTAKSGAKGAESTASSGAKGAASTASSGAAGAASTASSAIDGAASTASSAVMGGASGASSATNAAAGFAPQLPMVGVVATVIAGLGAGLGAFFL